In Kordia antarctica, the following proteins share a genomic window:
- a CDS encoding ATP-binding protein encodes MKFIAKVIFIFIFLSIPVLLFSQNKNNYDRFKEALTTKSAQFNTENYFLKARTFFIAQEWDSTLVYAMKQLSTDNQNRQLKNYCHFFRGYSFTEKEIFIEAKKEFALISNDFVFYYNMKMILGNIALEERKFTKAIAYFKEIETLQTRNLLGIKSGNIEENIGLSYFHLKQYDKAEIYLKKSVLLQEKENDTLELISSYGNIASLYYEQYKDNQAIPYFEKAYALAATTDDIFAKQNTARNMAVVEENRKNLAKAIQFRKEFEQWKDSVNDQSKIYAVAQIEKQIAVKEKQKKVVLLQAENKVKNAQRNTFLYSAIILLLLLVASIYFYREKVKSNRIINLQKENLDELNATKDKLFSIVSHDLRSSVQAIKTSNKELIETLETKNLTKVNSLLQNNSAIVNGAYNLLDNLLNWALLQTKQSYFEITKLRLLLIVEHVSYNYKAMLADKEISFENKVGKSDIVFADQESFKIILRNLIDNAIKFSNPNSTLKIYTEHKDETFCLLIIEDEGIGMDEITCEELLKDTGLLSKKKNENSIGTGLGLQLCKSMVKKNNGTFSIESELGKGTKMIISLPKNLPNGKR; translated from the coding sequence ATGAAATTTATAGCAAAAGTGATATTTATTTTTATATTTCTAAGTATTCCTGTGTTGCTTTTTTCTCAAAATAAAAATAACTATGATCGTTTCAAAGAAGCACTAACTACTAAAAGCGCACAGTTTAACACTGAAAATTACTTTTTAAAAGCACGCACTTTTTTTATAGCACAAGAGTGGGATTCTACGCTAGTGTACGCTATGAAACAATTGAGTACTGACAATCAAAATAGACAACTCAAAAATTATTGTCATTTTTTTAGAGGATACAGTTTTACTGAAAAAGAGATTTTTATAGAAGCTAAAAAAGAGTTTGCGCTAATTTCTAATGATTTTGTGTTTTACTACAATATGAAAATGATTTTAGGTAACATTGCATTAGAAGAAAGAAAATTTACCAAAGCAATTGCTTATTTTAAAGAAATTGAAACGCTTCAAACACGAAATCTTTTAGGTATAAAATCTGGAAATATTGAAGAAAATATTGGCTTAAGTTATTTTCATCTGAAACAGTATGACAAAGCAGAAATCTATCTAAAAAAAAGTGTTTTACTTCAAGAAAAAGAAAACGATACGTTGGAATTAATCAGTTCGTATGGAAACATCGCTAGTCTTTATTACGAACAATATAAAGATAACCAAGCTATTCCCTATTTTGAAAAAGCCTATGCATTAGCTGCCACAACTGATGATATTTTTGCCAAGCAAAATACAGCTCGAAATATGGCAGTTGTAGAGGAAAATCGTAAAAATCTAGCTAAAGCTATTCAATTCCGAAAAGAGTTTGAACAATGGAAAGATTCCGTTAATGATCAGAGTAAAATATACGCTGTTGCGCAAATAGAAAAACAAATTGCCGTTAAGGAAAAACAGAAAAAAGTTGTTTTATTACAAGCGGAAAATAAAGTGAAAAATGCACAACGAAATACCTTTTTATATTCCGCAATTATTCTGCTTTTGTTATTGGTTGCAAGTATTTATTTTTATCGTGAGAAAGTAAAATCGAATAGAATTATTAATCTCCAAAAAGAAAATTTGGACGAACTGAACGCTACAAAAGACAAACTTTTTTCCATTGTAAGTCACGATTTGCGTTCTTCAGTACAAGCAATCAAAACAAGTAACAAAGAACTGATTGAAACCTTAGAAACGAAAAATCTAACGAAAGTAAATAGCTTACTTCAAAACAATAGCGCTATTGTAAATGGTGCGTATAATTTGTTGGATAATTTATTGAATTGGGCATTATTGCAAACCAAACAATCCTATTTTGAAATCACCAAATTACGCTTGCTTTTAATCGTTGAACATGTATCTTATAATTACAAAGCGATGCTTGCTGATAAAGAAATTTCTTTTGAAAACAAGGTTGGGAAAAGTGATATTGTATTTGCCGATCAAGAATCGTTTAAAATTATTTTGCGTAATTTGATAGATAATGCAATCAAATTTTCCAATCCGAATAGTACGTTAAAAATCTATACTGAACATAAAGATGAAACATTCTGTTTGTTAATTATTGAAGATGAAGGCATTGGAATGGATGAAATTACGTGTGAAGAATTACTAAAAGATACAGGTCTTTTATCCAAAAAGAAAAATGAAAACAGCATTGGCACAGGATTGGGCTTACAGCTTTGCAAATCGATGGTTAAAAAAAATAACGGTACATTTTCCATAGAAAGCGAACTTGGAAAAGGTACTAAAATGATTATTTCATTACCAAAAAATCTACCAAATGGAAAACGTTAA
- a CDS encoding LytR/AlgR family response regulator transcription factor: protein MENVNILIIEDTEAESSRLVKTLTQNGFTIVGVAKTLKNALEIFYNEKVDIAIIDIFLDGTPDGIAFAETINAVPNAAKPFVFLTSSTDRRIFERAKLTHPFSYLIKPFNELEILYAIETALEKFYDQDDSFLGAEENTIISKESLFIKKGKSLKKVHTNDIIYIEVEEKYCNIITEKEKFVILISLVKIIELLDATKFHRTHRNFIVNLEKVQEIIPGDNLIILSGNHKATLSNTYKDIIKKIRTLK, encoded by the coding sequence ATGGAAAACGTTAACATACTGATTATTGAAGATACAGAAGCTGAAAGTAGCAGACTTGTAAAAACGTTAACCCAAAACGGTTTTACAATTGTCGGTGTTGCTAAAACACTGAAAAATGCTTTAGAAATTTTCTATAACGAAAAAGTAGACATTGCAATTATTGATATTTTCCTTGATGGAACTCCAGATGGTATCGCTTTCGCTGAAACGATTAATGCCGTACCAAATGCCGCAAAACCATTTGTGTTTCTGACAAGTTCTACCGATCGGAGAATATTTGAACGCGCAAAACTCACACATCCATTTAGTTATCTTATCAAACCATTCAATGAATTGGAAATTTTATACGCGATTGAAACGGCTTTGGAAAAATTTTACGATCAAGATGATTCTTTTTTGGGTGCAGAAGAAAACACGATTATAAGCAAAGAAAGTTTATTTATTAAAAAAGGAAAATCGCTCAAAAAAGTTCACACAAATGATATTATTTACATAGAAGTAGAAGAGAAATACTGTAACATCATTACTGAAAAAGAAAAATTTGTCATCCTAATATCACTTGTCAAAATTATAGAATTGCTTGATGCTACAAAGTTTCACAGAACGCATCGAAATTTCATTGTCAATTTAGAAAAAGTACAAGAAATTATTCCTGGTGACAACCTCATCATCCTTTCTGGAAATCACAAAGCAACGTTGAGTAATACGTATAAAGACATTATCAAAAAAATTCGTACGCTTAAATAA
- a CDS encoding AidA/PixA family protein: MATINVLVAVDGAKLAQQVADGSIKAGSKGSPTVLGSYSSSDVYITMTAPNSSIDNGTNGQSELQIKANGGDTVEWAITTFDNNFDQSVYIYNGNFNPSDAINSPLSYASGQAYAYLATGNPPSDTPTKFVNQVSTVSGTILKIGLQIQYTLSFALVDNASGKIIGYFTWDPFINVN; encoded by the coding sequence ATGGCAACAATTAATGTATTAGTCGCAGTAGACGGCGCAAAATTAGCACAGCAAGTAGCAGACGGAAGTATCAAAGCTGGATCTAAAGGAAGTCCAACCGTTTTAGGATCATACTCATCATCAGATGTTTACATTACTATGACAGCTCCAAATAGTTCTATTGACAATGGAACTAATGGCCAATCGGAACTTCAAATTAAAGCAAATGGTGGCGATACTGTAGAATGGGCAATCACTACATTTGACAACAATTTTGATCAATCAGTGTACATTTACAACGGGAATTTTAATCCATCTGACGCAATAAATTCACCGCTTTCGTATGCTTCTGGGCAAGCGTATGCATATTTAGCGACAGGAAATCCACCTTCAGATACACCTACAAAATTTGTAAATCAGGTAAGTACGGTTTCTGGAACTATTTTGAAAATTGGACTTCAAATTCAGTACACGTTATCGTTTGCTCTTGTAGACAATGCGTCAGGAAAGATTATCGGATATTTTACTTGGGATCCGTTTATTAACGTAAACTAG
- a CDS encoding radical SAM protein, which translates to MYKVTSFVLKIVSRCNLNCSYCYMYNMGDQTYLKQPKFMALETVQFFANRLRDYCESSEIKYVQIVFHGGEPLLAKPDYFEKCVSIFKTTAPKVEFVFTIQTNGVTLDQNWYTLFQKLEISVGISIDGPKKYHDEYRVFHNGKGSYNLVAKAIQLGNKNRLAGLLLVVNIGIPVHDLYTEMKNLAVNSLNLLLPDGHYDQAPLGLDVNKWNDKNYTPYADWFIDLYKIWKADKERPKIYFFESLVKLIMGQDGIGNQLIGRRTNGVLVVESDGSVEVVDSLRACFEGITRNEINVHNNKLEDLFEDETFQLYYKAHDHVAEQCLNCPVFDICGGGFLGHRYSEENGFDNPTMYCQDMVRLIAFIQNDILNALPAESVAELDTERLVYENVIKGFSTENKIKIDPVMQQKLVSFKKELHI; encoded by the coding sequence ATGTATAAAGTCACCTCATTTGTATTGAAAATTGTTAGCAGATGCAATCTCAATTGTTCGTATTGTTATATGTATAATATGGGCGATCAGACGTATTTAAAACAGCCAAAATTTATGGCATTAGAAACGGTGCAATTTTTTGCCAATAGGTTACGAGATTATTGTGAAAGTTCTGAAATTAAATACGTTCAAATTGTATTTCATGGTGGCGAACCACTATTAGCAAAACCAGATTACTTTGAAAAATGTGTTTCCATATTCAAAACTACAGCTCCAAAAGTGGAATTTGTATTTACGATACAAACCAATGGAGTTACGCTAGATCAAAATTGGTATACACTATTTCAGAAACTGGAAATTTCAGTCGGAATTAGCATTGATGGACCTAAAAAATATCATGATGAATATCGCGTTTTTCATAACGGAAAAGGTTCGTATAATCTAGTGGCAAAAGCTATTCAGCTTGGAAACAAAAATAGATTGGCTGGCTTATTATTAGTGGTTAATATCGGAATTCCTGTACATGATTTATACACTGAAATGAAGAATTTGGCAGTAAATAGTCTCAATTTATTATTGCCAGATGGTCATTACGATCAGGCACCTTTAGGTTTAGATGTCAATAAATGGAATGACAAAAATTACACACCATATGCAGATTGGTTTATTGATTTATACAAAATATGGAAAGCTGATAAAGAACGTCCAAAAATTTACTTCTTTGAAAGTTTAGTAAAACTAATCATGGGACAAGATGGAATAGGAAATCAACTCATTGGAAGACGTACTAATGGCGTTTTGGTGGTAGAATCTGACGGAAGTGTAGAAGTGGTAGATTCGCTAAGAGCCTGTTTTGAGGGAATTACACGAAATGAAATCAATGTACATAACAATAAATTAGAAGATTTATTTGAAGATGAAACATTTCAACTCTATTACAAAGCGCATGATCATGTAGCAGAGCAATGTCTAAACTGTCCAGTTTTTGATATTTGCGGTGGCGGATTTTTAGGACATCGGTATTCTGAGGAAAACGGATTTGATAATCCTACAATGTATTGCCAAGATATGGTACGATTAATTGCGTTTATTCAAAACGATATTCTTAATGCATTACCTGCGGAATCAGTTGCAGAATTAGATACAGAACGATTGGTTTATGAAAATGTTATTAAAGGTTTTTCAACAGAAAATAAAATTAAAATTGATCCTGTAATGCAACAAAAATTAGTTTCTTTCAAAAAGGAATTACACATATAA
- a CDS encoding outer membrane beta-barrel family protein, producing MKKTLIALMLIISCNEFAHCQSAIEGVVTDSTKTPLPDVFISILKGKELIKNLLTDSVGYYKIENLQKGTYHLNFSHIGYVDSMITVDLQKNKIQNFSFKKNTQLSTVVITAEKNIIERKIDRLRFNVANSDLIIGSSVWETMNKTPFVSTNENGGIEIAGTSGVIVYINNRKKRLSGEVLMNYLKSIPADNLEAIEVITTPSSRFEAEGGAGIINIVTKKSKEEGLVGSASISARQTRLFSEAGSIYLNYRKEKWNVYSTAYLSNRERLTTFEKDIFYPETEDLQTRFIDTENTSKILFSGANLGVDYEINSKHIVGVLLEYSGSDENEYRNAGSFDNYVSSDSLTFTRNNDKANDYNYSINLNYQGKLDDKGTLLTIDADVIEFSSDNTGISKTNVLSSENNDVLYIRDWFRNATIQNVNNKSFRLDLEVLINDKISIETGVKFSFSNVDNDLDFDTRNEASMTFEDDATRSNFFEYDENINAIYAVFNHTLNEKWAYQLGTRVENTVAKGKLESENVVDRNYTNLFPTAFLKYAPNNNHSFVLSVSSRISRPSFWDVNPFRKYTTDRAFFQGNPFLNPSRYYRQELNYTKNKGKIRVVAQIAASQLLDEFYALPFNAADGIIINRKTNYGNKYSYSGSISIATKIQSWWRVNATSLFGHVQTTGSYADDTITIDSNTLLLNLSANQTFTLSKEKRLSLTVFAKNTFPFTLVNTEIGNRLETEIVLRKNIGNFSLSLSGRDLFRSNKDRYDIQVGDIQINDTNYHDTRSVAFAVRYAFGKSTVKDQRYRDPGNSDIQRRL from the coding sequence ATGAAAAAAACACTAATAGCATTGATGCTCATCATCAGTTGCAATGAGTTCGCTCATTGTCAATCCGCTATTGAAGGTGTTGTAACAGACTCAACCAAAACGCCGCTTCCTGATGTATTTATAAGTATTCTAAAAGGAAAAGAACTTATAAAAAACCTGCTTACAGACAGTGTTGGTTATTACAAAATTGAAAACCTACAAAAAGGAACTTATCATCTAAATTTTAGTCATATTGGCTATGTTGATTCTATGATAACTGTTGATCTTCAAAAAAATAAAATTCAAAATTTTAGCTTTAAAAAAAACACACAACTTTCTACAGTTGTCATAACGGCTGAAAAAAATATCATTGAACGAAAAATAGATCGCTTGCGTTTCAACGTTGCCAATTCTGACTTAATTATTGGAAGTAGTGTTTGGGAAACGATGAATAAAACACCTTTTGTATCAACCAATGAAAATGGCGGAATTGAAATTGCCGGAACAAGCGGCGTCATTGTCTATATAAATAATAGAAAAAAACGGCTTTCGGGTGAAGTATTAATGAATTATCTCAAAAGTATTCCTGCCGATAATCTAGAAGCAATAGAAGTCATTACAACGCCATCAAGTAGGTTTGAAGCTGAAGGCGGCGCAGGAATCATCAATATTGTTACCAAAAAAAGTAAAGAAGAAGGTTTGGTTGGAAGTGCAAGTATAAGTGCGCGCCAAACACGATTATTCTCGGAAGCTGGAAGTATTTATCTCAATTATAGAAAAGAAAAATGGAATGTATATTCTACAGCATATCTAAGTAACAGAGAACGTTTAACTACGTTTGAAAAAGACATATTCTACCCAGAAACGGAAGATTTACAAACACGTTTTATAGACACGGAAAACACTTCAAAAATTTTATTCTCAGGAGCAAATTTAGGTGTAGACTATGAAATAAATTCAAAACACATTGTGGGCGTTTTGCTTGAATATTCAGGTTCGGATGAAAACGAATACAGAAATGCAGGAAGTTTTGATAACTATGTATCGAGCGATTCGTTAACGTTTACTAGAAATAATGATAAAGCAAATGATTACAACTATTCCATCAATCTAAACTATCAAGGAAAACTAGACGACAAAGGAACTTTATTGACAATTGATGCTGATGTAATAGAATTTTCTTCGGATAACACAGGAATCAGTAAAACGAATGTACTTTCGTCAGAAAACAATGACGTTTTATACATTCGCGATTGGTTTCGAAATGCGACAATTCAAAATGTAAATAATAAATCTTTTCGACTCGATTTAGAAGTTCTCATCAATGATAAAATATCAATTGAAACTGGTGTAAAATTCTCTTTCTCAAATGTTGACAACGATCTTGATTTTGATACACGAAATGAAGCATCAATGACTTTTGAAGATGATGCTACACGAAGTAACTTCTTTGAATATGACGAAAATATAAATGCTATTTATGCAGTATTCAATCATACATTAAATGAAAAATGGGCGTATCAATTGGGAACACGAGTAGAAAATACAGTTGCCAAAGGAAAGTTAGAAAGTGAAAATGTAGTAGACAGAAACTACACAAACTTATTCCCGACAGCATTCTTAAAATACGCGCCAAATAACAATCATAGTTTTGTACTTTCAGTATCGAGCCGAATTTCTAGACCAAGTTTTTGGGACGTAAATCCATTTCGAAAATACACAACAGACAGAGCATTTTTTCAAGGAAATCCTTTTTTAAATCCTTCTAGATATTATCGCCAAGAGTTAAATTACACAAAAAACAAAGGAAAAATTCGTGTGGTAGCACAAATTGCAGCAAGTCAATTATTAGATGAGTTTTACGCACTTCCTTTTAATGCTGCTGATGGAATTATTATCAACAGAAAAACAAACTATGGAAACAAATATTCATACTCAGGAAGCATCTCCATTGCAACTAAAATACAATCGTGGTGGCGCGTAAATGCGACTTCACTATTTGGTCATGTGCAAACCACAGGAAGTTATGCAGATGATACAATAACTATTGACAGTAATACGTTACTATTAAACCTTTCTGCGAATCAGACTTTTACTTTATCAAAAGAAAAAAGACTCTCTTTAACAGTATTCGCAAAAAACACATTCCCCTTTACATTAGTCAATACCGAAATTGGTAATCGACTAGAAACCGAAATTGTTCTAAGGAAGAATATTGGAAACTTTAGTTTGTCCCTATCTGGAAGAGATTTATTTAGGAGTAACAAAGACCGATATGACATCCAAGTTGGTGACATTCAAATTAATGACACTAACTATCACGATACTAGAAGTGTAGCATTTGCAGTGCGATACGCTTTTGGTAAGTCAACAGTAAAAGATCAACGGTATAGAGATCCAGGGAATAGTGATATTCAACGACGACTTTAA